The Asterias amurensis chromosome 16, ASM3211899v1 genomic sequence gttttaaaaaattgcttaaaaaatgtttcttcAGGTGAACTACAAAAATTCAGGGAATCGCCAAAACAACCGCTTCAACAACCGTGGTGGAAACCGTAACCAAGGAAGCTCCAATGTATTCCCAGTCAGGTAAAATGAAACAACTATTTTAAATTGTAATCCTCTTTTAATGATGTATGGAAAACAGTGTTTTGGcaattgtttttctcttcaatATGTTGATGTtctgaacaaaaaaaagaagttaaTGCCCCTGTATTAACCATGCACAGTTTATGTGATAAAAATGAATAAGTAAATGTAAAAGTAACGCCCACCAATGAATTTCCACCCacacaatttccacagacaAACATCATAGACTACAATGTATGATGGTTTATCTAAGATTGGTTTTGACATTTGTATGAGTAGGCGTCATTCATGATCTTAACAATGTCTACTGTGTTTGCTTAGAGTTGTCGCACCGAGAATTAACAAGTACCATTAAAGATATACACAACTAACTTGATGAGGCATTATAAGTAATGAAAGAAGCGTAGTAGTTTTTCATAGGAGGCTTTGATTTTCAGACAAAAATCATTATTCTCCCTCCCACTTTACTCTGTGGTGGGACTTTCACATCCTTTTTACCTCTTAGTTGTTTAAAGGTTATATGTATTTGCAATTTGGCAGCTCGGATGTAATCTACAAGGAATGATTTATCTAGACAATTATAAATGTAGGAAGGACTAAAGGAGGCTGCAGTTCATTAAATTTGTATTGCCTATAACCCATGATGTTTGCTGTTGAGTTTACTTGGACTGAAGCATTCGCAGGTCTGGCCAAGGCCAGCTCCAAGCTCACATTCTCAGTTGTGAGGTTGGCGTTCCCACTGCGAATATTAATTCTTCAGTGCCGCTATCTTGTACCATGTTGCTTAGTGATGGTATGAGACGAAGTAGTGAGACAAATGAATGTAGGAAGCAGTTTTTTCATTGGACTTATCAGCTGCTATTGCAATGCAAGAGTGTAAAACATTTAattatattaaataaaataaataatttgctaTAAAGGACTCTGTTATGATTGTACCATTTGTAAAGCTGATGATAAACATGTCTCAATGGTTAatctagctaagcacaacacaattatgcttaccaactTAAATACCATTTCACTAGTACCAATTGTGGCCgatatcctgcttattttctTTTTGCTTAGTATTTTTGCTTCAGTAGCTGGAAGTAATATTGAGCCCAGATTGCAAGAGTATGTCAAGATGTTAAATTCTTTCAAATCTATTTAATTTTATAAGTAAGCGTTCTTCAGAAATTGTATCCTTTGTATGTTCCTTTTGTAGGATGCTTGTTCCAAGTGATGTTGTTGGTGCCATCATTGGAAAAGGTGGCAAGACCATCAAGCAGATTACTGGAGAAACTAAAGCAAGGTAAGAACACAACAGTCTTTGTTGCTTATTGTGACTTGGAAAGTAAATAATATCGTAATTAGTTACTGACATTGTTTCTTGGGTGGTTAACAATTAACAACAAAATGAGAggaggaaaaaacacaaaaatttgtAAATTACTTTGAGTTTGAGTAGCTTCAACTATTATTTGATGATTATTTTCTTTGTGATGTTCATTCctattgattttttaaataattttattaacCAAGTAATAAAGAAGCAACGCAGGTCTGGCCAAGGCCAGCTCCAAGCTCACATTCTCAGTTGTAAGGTTGGCGTTCCCACTGCGAATATTATTTCTTCATTGCCGCTATCTTGTACCATGTTGCTTAGTAATGGTTTGAGACGAAGTACTGagacatataataataataataatatgtataTGCGATTTATGTAACGCCTAATATAAAGTTGTCTCTAAGCACTTTACAAAATAACTGCTTTGATGAGGTTCTTTGGAGCTTGTGctgtaagcagaaaatggtttCCATACACTTACAATGCTATATTGAAACAGTGCAATATAAACGGGCCATGATTTCTAGAGATTTGTATCATGTGCTGTTTGTCACTCCGGATCACACTGTTTTGAGTCATCTATGATTAACAAAACCTTTAAGACGGAACAACTGAAGTTTCCTGTGAGGGGTTCTGTCATCAAAGATATATATAAGTAGCTTTTGTTAAAAAGGCGTGATATTCTTCCTTTTTTTGTCTGgttcgtttgtttttttcctcttgGCAAAAATCATGACTAAATAGTCTATAAAATCGAcaccatatgtacatgtaggttagcTTCTAGGTTTGCCTGTATGCTCAATAAAATGTTTCTAAATTTTCCCTAGAACCAATCATCATGCCAGTTAAATCTTACTAATTCTTTTACTAGAGTTCTATACAATAGTCAAATAATAAACACTCATTAGCTAGCACAAATGTTTTACAAAGATCttgcagcaaaactgttgtgaGCTTTGAGATTAACACCAAGAacaaacatgtttctttttctttgtacCAGCTGTGACCCATAGTAGACCAGCGGTTACTACTGAATGGGCCACCTAGttgaaataagaaacaaataaataaatgttagaATTAGTGAATTGTGAACTTTGCTAACATAAAGCCAAGTCCCTTTGAGTCGAGTAACACCTTATGAGCAGATCCCTTGTTTGTCATAAATTACCCACTGTCCCTTTCCCCTTCCTTAAATCATTATACACTTGGTATATCCAAGGATGTAGCCCCTTCCTTCTTGTGTCATTGTCTATAAATAGAACAGAGTAATTTCTTCTTCTTGGTATAGAATATTCATTGCTCAGGTCTgatcaaaatcattttaaaattaccttttaaaactgtcatcCCACTAATTGtagtaaacaaacaattttgtgtaattgtttttatacagaatTGACATCCATCGCCGTGAAAACCCTGGGTCAGGAGAGAAGGTAAAAGTGAGAAAACAGTTCCAGGGTATACATTATTAAAACACTTCCCTCTCTGTGTGGTCTGTCCTTACATTCAGGTACATCATCTAGAAATGCATTACATCAAACTTCTCTACTGTTGGTTTGGCAACTTATGTCATATAACAGTTATTTGCAACAAGTTTAGAGGTGTTCGAACCAGGTTGAGTCGTCCATTGCTTACAATGAGACTGGAGGCCCCTGCAACCTGCAATTAATTTGAAAAccaaatgttttcaaatttataCATGATAATGGAAGCTGAagctttatttacttttttcttATTGCTGGATATTCTTTCCTGTAACCCATGATGTTTGCTGTGTAGTTTACATGGACAGAAGCATTCGCAGGTCTGGCCAAGGCCAGCTCCAAGCTCACATTCTCAGTTGTGAGGTTGGCGTTCCCACTGCGAATATTAATTCTTCAGTGCCGCTATCTTGTACCATGTTGCTTAGTGATGGTATGAGACGAAGTAGTGAGACAAATAGATGTAGGAAGCAGTTTTGTTCAATAAACTTTTCAGTttgttatgtgtttttttttttaaagcttttgttTTAACATGTTTCTTATCTTGTCATTGTAACCAAAAGGCTGTGACCACATTTGGAAACCCAGAGGATTGCACTTCAGCCTGCAAGAAGGTCATGGAGATCATGAACCAAGAGTGCTCCCAGAAGGGGTAAGGTTAAATCATCAAAATAAATGGCAGGCTTTTAGACGGTCCTTTTTCACTGTTCTTGGCAgtagtgcgcatgctcagacctaCACACGCAGTACTGAGCATGTGCATGCATGCTCAGAGCTGCAAAAAGGAccattatgtctgctgccgccagcatCTAAAAGTCTCCCATCGATGAATTGATGGGATGGGTAGGATTCCTAGCTTTATAGCAGTATAGGTTGTATAACTTCAGACTGGCTCCCCTCTCCCCTTAAACGAAGAGACTGACAAAATAGCGAGAATGTCACTAAGTCCGAGCATCGACATGTAAATTGGGAGATCACAGGCTCACATTGGTCTCTAGTCAGATTTCCACAAAATAACATGGATCGATATCAAGGACTTTTATGTTTAGTGTTAGCACTGTTGAAGTGTTGTCATCAAGGGGGTAATAAAGGTTTGTCAAATAAACAAGTAAGGCGGGTACAATAAATTAGTTATTGTTGCCTATTTAACCCATGATGTTTGGTGTTGAGTTTACATGGACAGAAGTATTCGCAGGTCTGGCTAAGGCCAGCTCCAAGCTCACATTCTCAGTTGTGAGGTTGGCGTTCCCACTGCGAATATTAATTCTTCAATGCTGCTATCTTGTACCATGTTGCTTAGTGATGGTTTGAGACGAAGTAGTGAGACAAATAGATGTAAgaagcagttttttttatttaagtttaaagggtctatgtacttttgtaggacaaaaaacacaatgtccacagatttacattaaacttacacagtataaagataatgatagtagaaagtttccctgaaaatattacttgctgaggtgctgtagttattgagaaatgagtaaaacaatgtcatgaaaaaaaatttgGCTCAGTGATCACGAgacaaaaatgattttagcatgtaaaaacgtattttcattacattgttttactcatttctcaaaaactacagcacctcggcaactaatattttaaggtacgctctactatcattatcttcaaacggtgtacgtttgatgcaaatctgtgggcattgtgttctgtgttacaaaaagtacccaaatcctttaaaacaaaaaatcaagctCAATTAGAAACATTTTTCATGTTCTTGTTTGGACAAGCTTTGCCTTAAAATTTATCTAAAGGTGAAGATGGCCGAGTTAAACTTATATATGTCAACCCAATTAAGACAACTAACAGAAAAGTAATTAAATGCGTTATAAACAACGCATTattgatatagaaaggtttgcggtaacaccatgtaatgactatttctaatgagttggggtggttctgaaaagaaccgttggtttcaactctaaacctttctatatagtatttccaccatgcaaagtttcaaatcctactaatgcATTATTGTTTTATGTAAAAAGCTTGTtatttataaagcaaaatgtaaatgatattgtattatatttttgttgagCAACATGACCTTTGATCTGTTTCTGTTTAGAACCCAACCACCACTCAAGCTTTTGGCTCATAATGCCCTCGTTGGTCGTCTGATCGGCAAGGGTGGTAGCTCCCTCAAGCACATTATGCAGGAATCACAAACAACCATCACCATTTCTCCGTAAGTTAGCAACATTTCAAACAGATATGATGTAGACACATTGTCTCATTTTTtgggtgaggtttgtggtaacgcTATGTGAACATCTCATTATGCCTTCACTTTAACAGTTAATAAAGTTTTTGTTTCCTAAAACCTACAGTGCTTGCTGTTGAGTTTACATGGACAGAAGTATTCGCAGGTCTGGCTAAGGCCAGCTCCAAGCTCACATTCTCAGTTGTGAGGTTGGCGTTCCCACTGCGAAGATTAATTTTTCAGTGCCGCTATCTTACACCATGTTGCTTAGTGATGGGTTGAGACGAAGTAGTGAGACAAATGAATGTAGGAAACAGCTTTTTTTTCTCTATTAAACTTATCAGATACTATTGCAACAATAAAAGAGtgtaaaacattgaattgtataaaatataaaaaacttaATAATTTGCTATAAATGTCCTCTGTTGTGATTATACCATTGGTAAAGCTTAGTGAGCAACATGTTTCCTGTTTAGGGGTGAGGTTTGCAGAAACGTTATGTGaacatctcttttgagtagctTTGATTCTCAAAAGAACGGGTGGTAGATAACTCAATGCTTTGATCAGTattctctgatcgtcttcagaagaaagagcttactgatcaaaacattgagctgtcgaccaccggttctttttagaaccataGAGGTTTCAACAATGAGTTACTGCAATTCTCGCCTTATTGTACttgcaccatgcaaagtttcaaatcctacttcatAAATTTTAATTACTCAACCTTAAAGCTCATGTTTGAATCTCGTGTTAAACCTCCTTTTCCTACTGCAGTCTGCATGAGTTGACTATTTGCAACCCAGAGCGTACCATCACTATTAAGGGAACTGTTGACCAGGTGTCTAAGGCCGAGTCTCTCATTACAGCTAAGCTGCGTACTGCATATGAGCAACACATGCAAGGAATGCAGAACCAACATCATAACATGTTCCCTGGTATTAACCACATGTCCATGTTTTCTGGATCTGGTGAACCTAACCATGGATATCAGAACCAAGGAATGGTACGAACCTTGTATATCTTAACTTCTATGTACAATTTCtaattaatagatgttaaatttgcattgggcaTTAAGAATATAATCGTTGGTTTTACcttaacaccgatgtgtgtgtgTAAGATCTGTCTACTCGGTACTGtcaagttctgtgaacaaatatccCAAGCGTattactcggctgggattcaaacccacaacctttggtATTCTAGAGCAGaggtcttaccaactagactgcccggtagctagaggcagttggaaACATTTTGGTACCTTTATAGGTAATTAGTTTTTTTGCCTATAACCCATGATGTTTGCTGTTGAGTTTACTTGGACTGAAGCATTCGCAGGTCTGGCCAAGGCCAGCTCCAAGCTCATATTCCCAGTTGTGAGGTTGGCGTTCCCACTGCGAAGATTAATTCTTCAGTGCCGCTATCTTGTACCATGTTGCTTAGTGATGGTTTGAGACGAAGTAGTGAGACAAATAAATGTAGgcagcagtttttttttcatttaacttATCAgtgggaaaaaaatcacaggcatattggTTTCCACATGACCAAATTCAACTGTTATTtgcaaaaacttattttttggGTGTGCTCGTTGAGAGAATTTTCTATTTGGTAAAGCATCGCTGTATGCCATAATTGCCAAGCTAAAAGCATTTTATAAtcgtatttaaaaaaaattgggattgAAAAAATACGAGAACTGTTTGTGCAAAGTGTAACCAATTGTTGCCACTTCAATTGACCAGGCTGTCTTACCTCTAAGGACACCTTTAAACCATGGGAAAGTTGGTTAAAATATAAATGaatcgggggagggggggggggaatagtTATGTGGCTGGGTATAAATAGAGGTTCTGTCTTGTGTTTGTTGAACTCAGCAGGGTGTTTTACCTGGTCTTTATTATTCCAACCCACAGGGCGGTTATGGTGATCCTCGTCAGCAGCAGTATCCCATGAATGTAAGCATACAATCTAgattaatattttattaaacCAATTTGCAGCTGGACGCTGAAATAAATGGTTATTACAAGAGAATTAAAATACATTAGAAGATAAAACAAGAAAAATTAAACAGGAAAAGTAAAACAAGGTTGTTAAAAAATTCTAGTCAACATTACTCTTATGTTTTCAATGTGtccttgttttgtattttagccTTTACTGTGCCATACTCAATAGAGTCTCAACAGCACAGACTGCTATTGAAGCAGACCTAATGTTTGCAGAATAAGATGCAAACCAATCATACTTCACTTACCACTAGTCTAACATTGAAAGTTTGCTTGGCTGACAGTTCTAAGAACCCTTGAAGCTTTGTGTCAAGTGCTCTTTGTATCGagtttaaatatttatattcaaatattgaaaattgtaaaaattatttgtaacttctgtgcttttattattattggacCAGCAAAATGAGACGGCATACTTGTACGTACCTAAGGATGCAGTAGGTGCTATTATTGGTGTCAAAGGAGACATTATTCGCAACATGTCTCGCCGTGCTAATGCCTCAATCAGGGTGAGTGGAAAAACAATTTGGTTGGCCTCAAGTTCACTTCCTCATCCTCATGGCTCTTCTTCACCCACTCCTGCTTTATAATAGATTTATGTTTACTAAGTTTTTAAGACCCAAAACATATTTAAGCTGTTGAGTATTCAATCAtgtaatttttacattttgagtaTTTGTTTTCAAGCTAAGACTGTTAATACATAAATACATACACTGGGTTTTTATgtagcgccatttcatttagaccagtcataccatgtgtacatgtacaccagcCATTCTCTCAATAAACTTTTCTCCAAGGGCCAATATCATATTTCTAACACTTTGTgaacatatattttgagtacTGTTGGTTTTGGGAACAACTTGTGGATGACGACTCAATGCTTTAATCAGTTTAATGTCACATTCTCATGTAAATATTCTCATGTACTGTGCTTTCTGTGGACTGATCACTTCTCATATTGTACTATTTTCCAAAATCAATATGGAATAAACGCCATATTGAACTGTCTTCAGTAGAATGAACATACTGATCATCACACTTCAACCTTAAAGgttaattagtttttgtttcctATAACCTACAGTGCTTGCTGTTGAGTTTACATGGACAGAAGCATTCGCAGGTCTGGCTAAGGCCAGCTCCAAGCTCACATTCTCAGTTGTGAGGTTGGCGTTCCCACTGCAAACATTATTTCTTCAGTGCCGCTATCTTGTACCATGTTGCTTAGTGATGGTTTGAGACGAAGTAGTGAGACAAAGTAATGTAGGAATCAGTTTTTTATTGAACTTATCAGCTGCTATGTCGATAAAAGAGTGTGAAACATTCAAATTTATTAAGTAAATGATTCATTTGCTATAAATGTCCTCTGTTGTAATAGTGTTATTAGAACAGTATTCATTGATTTGCTTACTAAGCTCTGTTAACTTAGCCTTCTGTTTATAATGTAGATTGCCCCAGCAGATGATGAGGTATCATCTGAGCGTAAAGTGACCATCATTGGAAGCCCAGAGGCCCAATGGGCAGCCCAGTTTGCCCTCTTTGACAAGGTTCGTGGAGAGGGTCTCTTTGAGACTAAGGAGGAACTTCTTCACTGTGAGATT encodes the following:
- the LOC139948581 gene encoding insulin-like growth factor 2 mRNA-binding protein 2 isoform X3, producing the protein MNKIYCGNLSEDVTEDALRDLFEENGIPVSSMVVKRSSNPNSNASPFAFVDVENEEMATNAIEKLNDYNLLGSVMVVEHSVPKRGRGVRSRSTNIQVHNIPLETPLQEVQDLLKTFGNVNSCEKGREGANGYAVNATYAAVEQAQQAIKQLNNYEFHNSELKVNYKNSGNRQNNRFNNRGGNRNQGSSNVFPVRMLVPSDVVGAIIGKGGKTIKQITGETKARIDIHRRENPGSGEKVKAVTTFGNPEDCTSACKKVMEIMNQECSQKGTQPPLKLLAHNALVGRLIGKGGSSLKHIMQESQTTITISPLHELTICNPERTITIKGTVDQVSKAESLITAKLRTAYEQHMQGMQNQHHNMFPGINHMSMFSGSGEPNHGYQNQGMGGYGDPRQQQYPMNQNETAYLYVPKDAVGAIIGVKGDIIRNMSRRANASIRIAPADDEVSSERKVTIIGSPEAQWAAQFALFDKVRGEGLFETKEELLHCEIGVPSKMVGRIIGKKGAKVRDLQRMTLARIEVPRANKEDEEGDQSPEESDKEVMVKIYGHFYALQAAERRIRKMIYDFNQRAYQNQQYGYGFQRRGPGGGNRMNGPGNNQQ
- the LOC139948581 gene encoding insulin-like growth factor 2 mRNA-binding protein 2 isoform X4, which codes for MNKIYCGNLSEDVTEDALRDLFEENGIPVSSMVVKRSSNPNSNASPFAFVDVENEEMATNAIEKLNDYNLLGSVMVVEHSVPKRGRGVRSRSTNIQVHNIPLETPLQEVQDLLKTFGNVNSCEKGREGANGYAVNATYAAVEQAQQAIKQLNNYEFHNSELKVNYKNSGNRQNNRFNNRGGNRNQGSSNVFPVRMLVPSDVVGAIIGKGGKTIKQITGETKARIDIHRRENPGSGEKAVTTFGNPEDCTSACKKVMEIMNQECSQKGTQPPLKLLAHNALVGRLIGKGGSSLKHIMQESQTTITISPLHELTICNPERTITIKGTVDQVSKAESLITAKLRTAYEQHMQGMQNQHHNMFPGINHMSMFSGSGEPNHGYQNQGMGGYGDPRQQQYPMNDQQNETAYLYVPKDAVGAIIGVKGDIIRNMSRRANASIRIAPADDEVSSERKVTIIGSPEAQWAAQFALFDKVRGEGLFETKEELLHCEIGVPSKMVGRIIGKKGAKVRDLQRMTLARIEVPRANKEDEEGDQSPEESDKEVMVKIYGHFYALQAAERRIRKMIYDFNQRAYQNQQYGYGFQRRGPGGGNRMNGPGNNQQ
- the LOC139948581 gene encoding insulin-like growth factor 2 mRNA-binding protein 2 isoform X2 translates to MNKIYCGNLSEDVTEDALRDLFEENGIPVSSMVVKRSSNPNSNASPFAFVDVENEEMATNAIEKLNDYNLLGSVMVVEHSVPKRGRGVSRSTNIQVHNIPLETPLQEVQDLLKTFGNVNSCEKGREGANGYAVNATYAAVEQAQQAIKQLNNYEFHNSELKVNYKNSGNRQNNRFNNRGGNRNQGSSNVFPVRMLVPSDVVGAIIGKGGKTIKQITGETKARIDIHRRENPGSGEKVKAVTTFGNPEDCTSACKKVMEIMNQECSQKGTQPPLKLLAHNALVGRLIGKGGSSLKHIMQESQTTITISPLHELTICNPERTITIKGTVDQVSKAESLITAKLRTAYEQHMQGMQNQHHNMFPGINHMSMFSGSGEPNHGYQNQGMGGYGDPRQQQYPMNDQQNETAYLYVPKDAVGAIIGVKGDIIRNMSRRANASIRIAPADDEVSSERKVTIIGSPEAQWAAQFALFDKVRGEGLFETKEELLHCEIGVPSKMVGRIIGKKGAKVRDLQRMTLARIEVPRANKEDEEGDQSPEESDKEVMVKIYGHFYALQAAERRIRKMIYDFNQRAYQNQQYGYGFQRRGPGGGNRMNGPGNNQQ
- the LOC139948581 gene encoding insulin-like growth factor 2 mRNA-binding protein 2 isoform X1 → MNKIYCGNLSEDVTEDALRDLFEENGIPVSSMVVKRSSNPNSNASPFAFVDVENEEMATNAIEKLNDYNLLGSVMVVEHSVPKRGRGVRSRSTNIQVHNIPLETPLQEVQDLLKTFGNVNSCEKGREGANGYAVNATYAAVEQAQQAIKQLNNYEFHNSELKVNYKNSGNRQNNRFNNRGGNRNQGSSNVFPVRMLVPSDVVGAIIGKGGKTIKQITGETKARIDIHRRENPGSGEKVKAVTTFGNPEDCTSACKKVMEIMNQECSQKGTQPPLKLLAHNALVGRLIGKGGSSLKHIMQESQTTITISPLHELTICNPERTITIKGTVDQVSKAESLITAKLRTAYEQHMQGMQNQHHNMFPGINHMSMFSGSGEPNHGYQNQGMGGYGDPRQQQYPMNDQQNETAYLYVPKDAVGAIIGVKGDIIRNMSRRANASIRIAPADDEVSSERKVTIIGSPEAQWAAQFALFDKVRGEGLFETKEELLHCEIGVPSKMVGRIIGKKGAKVRDLQRMTLARIEVPRANKEDEEGDQSPEESDKEVMVKIYGHFYALQAAERRIRKMIYDFNQRAYQNQQYGYGFQRRGPGGGNRMNGPGNNQQ